One genomic segment of Choristoneura fumiferana chromosome Z, NRCan_CFum_1, whole genome shotgun sequence includes these proteins:
- the LOC141427498 gene encoding cytoplasmic 60S subunit biogenesis factor ZNF622, with protein sequence MPDSFSCITCQVLFKSPELQREHYKSDWHRYNLKRKVAAIPSITLEEFEARVREHRDQAQDENRDDSHYCKCCSKLFNTTNAYNNHLNSKKHKLAQERASSVEDEEHSSPSDTDSFVKVEAAATAAGAPKPAEDRVKFRLVNAHGSGDEDADTESDIEELDSDEWDECRIKGSDSLIKLQDCLFCGHHNKNMVKNLKHMSQAHSFFIPDVEYCVDIRGLLLYLGEKISQGYMCLWCNESGRTFYSMEAVRGHMVDKGHCKMLHEGLALAEYADYYDYSASYPDKKEGDEDMEVDEEVEGPATLEGDDFQLVLPSGVTVGHRTLMRYYKQNLTHNSQALVKKSDRKLHRLLGVYRALGWAPKEQALAAKKARDIHFMKRVQAKWQMKLSLRANKFQKHYRAQVNF encoded by the exons ATGCCTGATTCATTTTCGTGTATTACTTGTCAGGTCTTGTTTAAAAGTCCTGAATTGCAAAGGGAACATTATAAATCCGATTGGCACAGGTACAATTTGAAAAGGAAGGTCGCCGCGATCCCCTCCATTACGCTGGAAGAGTTTGAAGCTAGAGTAAGGGAGCATAGAGATCAGGCGCAGGACGAAAATCGCGATGATTCACATTACTGTAAGTGTTGCTCAAAGTTGTTCAACACGACGAATGCTTACAACAATCACCTGAACAGTAAGAAGCACAAGTTGGCGCAAGAAAGAGCCAGCAGTGTGGAAGATGAAGAGCACAGCAGCCCGTCTGATACTGACAGCTTTGTGAAGGTGGAAGCTGCAGCGACCGCGGCAGGCGCACCCAAGCCCGCTGAAGACAGGGTTAAGTTCAGGCTGGTCAACGCCCATGGATCCGGGGATGAAGATGCTGATACAGAATCAGATATAGAAGAG cTTGACTCAGACGAATGGGATGAATGCCGCATCAAAGGGAGTGACTCCCTGATCAAGCTTCAGGACTGTCTGTTCTGTGGCCACCACAATAAGAATATGGTGAAAAATCTGAAGCACATGTCGCAAGCACACTCATTTTTCATCCCTGATGTGGAGTACTGTGTTGACATTAGGGGATTGTTGCTGTACCTAGGAGAAAAG ATTTCACAGGGTTATATGTGCCTCTGGTGTAATGAGTCTGGCCGCACATTCTATTCTATGGAAGCAGTTCGTGGCCACATGGTTGACAAGGGACACTGCAAAATGCTGCATGAAGGGCTGGCCCTAGCAGAATATGCTGATTACTATGATTATAG tgCATCTTACCCTGACAAGAAAGAAGGTGATGAGGATATGGAGGTGGATGAGGAGGTGGAAGGTCCGGCTACACTGGAAGGGGATGACTTCCAGCTGGTGCTACCGTCGGGCGTCACTGTTGGCCATCGCACACTGATGAG ATATTACAAACAGAACTTGACGCATAACAGCCAGGCTCTAGTGAAGAAATCTGATCGGAAGCTTCACAGGCTCCTCGGTGTGTACCGCGCGCTCGGATGGGCCCCCAAGGAACAGGCGCTGGCTGCGAA AAAAGCACGCGATATTCATTTTATGAAGCGAGTGCAGGCCAAGTGGCAAATGAAGCTCTCTCTGAGAGCAAACAAGTTCCAGAAGCATTACCGGGCCCAAGTCAACTTCTAA